The following are encoded together in the Arcticibacterium luteifluviistationis genome:
- a CDS encoding 2-dehydro-3-deoxygalactonokinase, with protein sequence MKHIKNLIIGCDWGTSFFRLRVIDSSTNSVLAELTSEDGIAKTNKKVEKESDRFGLFCEVISENLDALKTKVDFEIDSLTIVLSGMASSSIGMKELPYGHLPFGVRDAFGLDVEVFENNASFPNPLILISGLRDKHDVMRGEEVQLLGLAHLMEFSKEEETIIILPGTHSKHCFVKNGVLNHFQTYLTGELYQILSEYSILSNSVTKETLKAWTPKASEAFSKGVLDAKDSSMLVNLFKVRTNFLFSEMDKPENALYLSGLLIGEELGNISLPSDSRPIILCGGENMNVLYKKAVEALGIESRTQFVADDILIKSTIAGQSEVFKIHNKKLND encoded by the coding sequence ATGAAACATATAAAAAACTTAATTATTGGTTGTGATTGGGGAACTAGTTTTTTCCGATTAAGAGTAATTGACAGCTCTACAAACTCTGTTTTGGCTGAGTTGACAAGTGAGGATGGAATAGCTAAAACTAATAAGAAGGTAGAGAAGGAGTCTGACCGTTTTGGTCTTTTCTGTGAGGTGATTTCAGAGAATCTGGATGCATTGAAAACTAAAGTCGATTTCGAAATTGATAGTTTGACTATAGTACTGTCTGGAATGGCATCATCGTCTATAGGAATGAAAGAGCTTCCTTATGGCCATTTGCCTTTTGGCGTGAGAGATGCCTTTGGTTTAGATGTGGAAGTATTTGAGAATAACGCATCTTTTCCCAATCCACTTATTTTAATCTCTGGATTACGAGATAAGCACGATGTCATGCGTGGAGAGGAGGTTCAGCTTTTGGGGCTCGCTCACTTAATGGAATTCAGTAAAGAGGAAGAAACCATTATTATATTACCTGGAACGCATTCAAAACATTGTTTTGTAAAAAACGGTGTACTAAACCATTTTCAAACTTACCTCACAGGGGAGCTTTATCAAATACTATCTGAGTACAGTATTTTAAGTAATTCTGTTACTAAAGAAACGCTTAAAGCATGGACACCAAAGGCCTCGGAAGCTTTTTCGAAAGGGGTTTTGGATGCTAAAGACAGCAGTATGCTAGTCAACCTATTTAAGGTCAGAACCAACTTCCTATTTAGTGAAATGGACAAGCCCGAAAATGCCTTGTATTTGAGCGGTTTGTTGATTGGGGAGGAACTTGGCAATATAAGTTTACCGTCAGATTCCAGACCTATTATTCTTTGTGGTGGAGAAAATATGAATGTGCTGTATAAAAAAGCGGTAGAAGCCTTAGGAATAGAAAGCAGAACGCAGTTTGTGGCGGACGATATTCTTATAAAATCAACCATAGCTGGTCAGTCCGAAGTGTTCAAAATTCATAACAAAAAATTAAATGACTAA
- a CDS encoding bifunctional 4-hydroxy-2-oxoglutarate aldolase/2-dehydro-3-deoxy-phosphogluconate aldolase, translated as MTNNSFSWELFEQVPIVGILRNIAFDDFKEVFEVCKKVGLTNLEITMNTPRVEEMISYAFENSEGLMNVGAGTVCSESDLERALEAGSQFIVTPILSKAVIEKCVELGVAVFPGAYTPTEIYNAWTWGAKVVKVFPATALGPSFIKDLKGPLDQIKLLPTGGVSLDNIQAFKAAGAAGYGIGSQLFNKKLIAENNWKELQNHIEQYILKTQD; from the coding sequence ATGACTAATAACTCGTTTTCGTGGGAATTATTTGAGCAGGTACCCATAGTAGGCATCTTAAGAAACATAGCCTTTGATGATTTTAAGGAGGTTTTTGAGGTGTGTAAAAAAGTGGGTCTTACTAATCTAGAAATAACAATGAACACGCCAAGAGTAGAAGAAATGATTTCTTATGCTTTTGAAAATAGTGAAGGCTTAATGAATGTTGGAGCTGGGACGGTTTGTTCAGAATCAGATCTAGAAAGAGCTCTAGAAGCAGGTTCACAGTTTATTGTGACACCTATACTTTCAAAGGCGGTTATTGAAAAATGTGTGGAATTAGGTGTGGCTGTTTTTCCTGGAGCCTACACACCTACCGAAATTTATAATGCATGGACTTGGGGAGCAAAGGTGGTCAAGGTTTTTCCGGCCACAGCCCTTGGGCCATCATTTATCAAAGACTTAAAAGGGCCTTTAGACCAAATTAAACTTTTACCTACTGGCGGAGTAAGTTTAGATAACATTCAAGCTTTTAAAGCTGCCGGTGCGGCCGGATACGGCATAGGAAGTCAGCTTTTTAATAAGAAACTAATTGCCGAAAATAACTGGAAGGAATTACAAAACCATATTGAACAATACATTCTAAAAACTCAAGATTAA
- a CDS encoding MFS transporter yields MKIKNYRWIIVALLFFATTINYLDRQIIGLLKPVLEQEFEWTETDFAKIVMAFTAAYAIGLLFFGWLIDKVGTRKGYSFTVVFWSVAGMLHAVARSAFGFGVARVGLGLGEAGNYPAAAKTVAEWFPKKERALATGIFNAGTSVGVVIALVLVPPILANYGWHEVFWFTGALGFVWLIFWLWLYQVPSKQKKLTAEEYEYIVSGQEETETEEGKNPVKWSKLFSYPQTWAYITGKGLIDPIYWFFLFWLPSYFASTFDLDLKKFSVELMIIYTATTIGSIGGGYLSSYLIKKGMETIKARKTVLFLFAVLELSVIFIQFAGNVWVAVGLISFAVALHQAWATNVFTLPSDLFPKQAVSSVVGIGGMAGAFGGILFPLLIGGLLDKYKALGNIEAGYNILFTICGFTYLVAWLIIHLLTKKAGKVSLEELS; encoded by the coding sequence ATGAAAATTAAAAATTATAGGTGGATCATAGTAGCATTGCTATTTTTTGCAACGACCATCAATTATTTAGATCGTCAAATTATTGGTTTGTTAAAACCCGTATTAGAGCAAGAATTTGAATGGACGGAGACGGACTTTGCCAAGATCGTCATGGCTTTTACTGCTGCTTATGCTATAGGTTTATTGTTTTTTGGATGGTTAATAGACAAAGTAGGTACCAGAAAGGGATATTCATTTACTGTAGTTTTTTGGAGTGTAGCTGGAATGTTACATGCCGTAGCTAGAAGTGCATTTGGCTTTGGTGTAGCACGTGTAGGGCTTGGTTTAGGCGAAGCAGGGAATTATCCTGCGGCAGCTAAAACGGTGGCAGAGTGGTTTCCTAAAAAAGAGAGAGCATTAGCTACAGGGATATTTAATGCCGGTACCAGTGTGGGAGTAGTGATCGCCTTAGTTTTGGTACCGCCTATTCTTGCAAATTATGGCTGGCATGAGGTTTTCTGGTTTACAGGAGCCTTGGGTTTTGTTTGGTTGATTTTTTGGCTGTGGTTATATCAGGTTCCTTCTAAGCAAAAGAAGCTTACAGCAGAAGAGTATGAATACATAGTCTCTGGTCAAGAAGAAACAGAGACCGAAGAAGGTAAAAACCCTGTAAAGTGGTCTAAATTGTTTTCATATCCGCAAACATGGGCATACATAACTGGTAAGGGACTAATTGACCCAATTTACTGGTTCTTTCTGTTTTGGTTGCCTTCTTATTTTGCATCTACTTTTGATTTAGACCTTAAAAAATTCAGTGTTGAATTAATGATTATTTATACCGCTACCACCATAGGAAGTATTGGCGGAGGTTATTTATCATCTTATTTGATAAAAAAGGGGATGGAAACCATAAAAGCCCGTAAGACTGTTTTGTTTCTCTTTGCAGTTTTAGAGCTTTCTGTCATCTTCATTCAGTTTGCAGGAAATGTGTGGGTGGCTGTAGGTTTAATCAGTTTTGCTGTGGCTTTACACCAAGCATGGGCTACCAATGTTTTTACACTACCATCAGATTTGTTTCCAAAGCAGGCAGTAAGCTCCGTTGTGGGTATTGGTGGTATGGCTGGGGCATTTGGCGGTATCCTTTTTCCCTTACTTATTGGTGGGCTTTTAGATAAGTACAAA
- a CDS encoding outer membrane protein assembly factor BamB family protein, with protein MKKILIIIYCQSFLFLLASCGSSGESENVDWRYYGGDSGGTRYSELAQINTENVKSLKVAWEFDTGEEVDADKPLANQNQPIVVNGILYGTTSRQKLFALNAATGQDLWKFDPYSIPELKRSFHAIRGVVYWEEKGDKRILYTVGTFLLAINAATGELIESFGENGLVDLHQGLGDESVRGFDVNDYSIRSTSPGVIYNNTFIIGSTVSEGGSALPGNIRAFDAKSGMLKWVFNTIPLPGEYGYETWAEDSYKKIGGANSWAGMVVDQKRGMVFLGTGSPSVDFYGAERPGQNLFANCVIALDAKTGKRVWHFQTVHHDLWDKDIPCPPTLITVTQEGKEIEAVAQATKDGFIFIFDRDTGKPLFDVEEIDVPVSPALPGEKPWPTQPIPTKPKPFVNQVLKEEDITDRTAESHAFVLERFKNSNSGNKYLPPSEKGSLIYHIGGGAEWGGAAADPKGIMYVNGNNMLWWIQMRKVSEGSGTHKRSRGESLFNQNCSACHGMDKSGPVNQAFPSLDNIGARLKEPEILNILESGRSRMPSFQHLKLKDRQAVVDFLLAKESSSFDVHKVENIKTEEGKVFPYNPPYLNNGNNQFLDLDGYPAIKPLWGNLNAIDMNSGEFLWQVPFGEFPELMKKGLPVTGTENHGGPVVTAGGLLFIGASYDEKLRAIETKTGKTVWEYQLPAGGYSTPATYMVNGKQYVVITAGGARYGLKGGSKLMAFSIE; from the coding sequence ATGAAGAAGATATTAATCATAATCTATTGCCAGAGCTTTTTGTTTCTATTGGCTTCTTGTGGCTCTTCTGGAGAATCCGAAAATGTAGACTGGAGATACTACGGAGGAGATAGTGGAGGAACGCGATATTCTGAGTTGGCTCAAATTAACACAGAAAACGTGAAGTCATTAAAAGTGGCTTGGGAATTTGATACGGGTGAAGAAGTGGATGCTGATAAGCCTCTAGCTAATCAAAATCAACCTATTGTGGTAAATGGAATATTATACGGGACCACCTCAAGGCAAAAGCTTTTCGCATTAAACGCTGCTACAGGTCAAGATTTATGGAAGTTTGACCCTTATAGCATACCCGAACTTAAAAGGAGTTTTCATGCTATACGGGGAGTAGTTTATTGGGAAGAAAAGGGAGACAAACGTATACTTTACACGGTAGGGACTTTTCTATTGGCTATAAATGCCGCCACAGGAGAGTTGATTGAGAGTTTCGGTGAAAATGGTTTGGTGGATTTGCATCAAGGTTTGGGGGACGAGTCTGTTCGAGGATTTGATGTGAATGATTATAGCATTCGCTCCACTTCTCCGGGAGTAATTTATAACAACACGTTTATAATAGGCTCTACGGTTTCAGAAGGTGGAAGTGCCCTTCCTGGAAATATCAGAGCTTTTGATGCTAAATCAGGCATGCTGAAGTGGGTTTTTAATACCATACCGTTGCCTGGCGAATATGGGTACGAAACGTGGGCAGAAGATTCTTATAAAAAAATAGGAGGAGCAAACAGTTGGGCTGGAATGGTGGTAGACCAGAAAAGAGGAATGGTATTCTTAGGTACTGGTTCTCCGTCGGTAGATTTTTATGGAGCAGAAAGACCAGGTCAAAACCTCTTCGCTAACTGTGTAATAGCCCTAGATGCTAAAACAGGAAAACGAGTATGGCATTTTCAAACAGTACATCATGACTTATGGGATAAAGATATTCCATGCCCGCCTACACTTATTACAGTTACACAGGAGGGAAAGGAAATAGAAGCGGTGGCTCAGGCCACTAAAGATGGTTTTATTTTCATTTTTGATAGAGATACTGGTAAACCACTTTTTGATGTTGAAGAAATTGACGTTCCAGTATCTCCTGCATTACCTGGGGAGAAACCATGGCCTACACAGCCTATTCCTACTAAACCAAAACCTTTTGTAAATCAGGTTCTTAAAGAAGAAGATATAACTGATAGAACAGCAGAGTCTCATGCCTTTGTGTTAGAAAGATTTAAGAATAGTAACTCTGGAAACAAGTATTTACCACCAAGTGAAAAAGGTTCTTTAATCTACCATATAGGCGGTGGAGCAGAATGGGGAGGAGCCGCCGCGGACCCTAAAGGTATTATGTATGTCAATGGTAATAACATGCTTTGGTGGATACAAATGAGAAAAGTGTCTGAAGGCTCAGGTACTCATAAGAGGTCTAGAGGAGAGTCTCTTTTTAATCAAAACTGTAGTGCTTGCCACGGAATGGATAAAAGTGGGCCAGTAAATCAAGCGTTTCCAAGTTTGGACAATATTGGTGCACGTTTAAAGGAGCCTGAAATATTAAACATACTGGAGTCTGGAAGGAGCAGAATGCCTTCTTTTCAGCACTTAAAATTGAAAGATAGACAGGCTGTTGTTGATTTTCTTTTGGCAAAGGAAAGTTCAAGTTTTGATGTTCATAAGGTAGAGAACATAAAAACGGAAGAAGGGAAGGTTTTCCCTTACAATCCCCCTTATCTAAATAATGGTAATAATCAATTTTTAGACTTAGATGGATATCCCGCCATCAAGCCACTTTGGGGAAACTTGAATGCCATTGATATGAACTCGGGTGAATTTTTATGGCAAGTTCCATTTGGGGAGTTTCCTGAGTTAATGAAAAAAGGCTTGCCAGTTACAGGTACAGAAAACCATGGAGGGCCTGTGGTAACTGCAGGTGGCCTATTATTTATAGGAGCTAGCTATGATGAGAAGTTAAGAGCAATAGAAACTAAAACAGGTAAGACTGTTTGGGAATATCAGCTACCGGCTGGCGGTTATTCTACACCCGCTACATATATGGTTAATGGTAAACAATATGTCGTAATAACCGCCGGTGGTGCTAGATATGGATTAAAGGGAGGGTCAAAACTTATGGCCTTTTCAATAGAATGA